The Paenibacillus sp. 37 sequence TAATCAATTGATTTCTTGCTCCTACACCTAATTCCAGTAGGACTAATTTCTTACCATTAGCATTTTCGATAAAATCCTGATAAGCCTGAAAGCTGGCTTGCCATGCCTCACCCCTTAGAAAATTCCGATCGACTTCGACATGGACCTGCATGGGGCCACCACATTCTGGACATTTAGGAATAAGGTTTGAAGGAACTTTTCCATTTTCTTGGTTTCGGGCCATTTTACTCAGTATTTCGTCACCTTGATAAATTCGATTATGGCAACCATTAGAACATTGCAAATACCGAATATTGCCCTCTATCTCGAAAAGACGTTCCTTTGGAAATCCTGCCAGTGTAAAATGAGAATCTGTATTAGAGGTAACCACAAAATAATTTTTATCCTTCACCAGTTCATAAAGGTTCTTCATAACAGGACTAGCTTCCTTGTTGTTTAAAAAGTAGGCGTACATACGGCTGAAAAATGCCCACTTTTCTTCCTCAGAAGGATATGGATAAAAAACTCCCTGCAGGATGCTACGAAAACCATACCTTTTACTAAAATCACCAAAATGTTCCAGAAAGGATGAATCCTCTGCAAAAATATTATAACCTCCCGAAATGGCCAGGCCGTTACTTGCGCCGATTAAAATGCTATCTGCCTTCTTGATTTTGCTTAAAACTTCTTGATACTTCTCTTCCATACGAACCTCCATTTTTTTAAATTTTGATGAATCTATTTTGCTTATTGAATTCGTGTAATGCGAAGCCGGATTGCTCAGTACTTATCCAATATCCGAATCTCTTTTTCCCTTCCCGTTCAAAGCATCTTGTAAGACACGTCCAATATCTTCTTTAATGGCAAGTCCTTTTTCACTTAACTCTTGAGGAACTAACGCATCTTTAGGATTTATTGTAATGTAGTAGGCATCCGGAAAACTGTAAGTCATATTCCAGAATGGCTCTTTAATAAACATCGGTGTCATTGTTCCAACGCCTAATTCCAGAAAGAGAATCTTTTTATCTTTGTTATTGATAAGATACTCATTGTATTTTCTTAATTCATATCTGTAAGAGCTTCCTTCCAAAAATACATAAGAGCGCACCCATGGTTCCATTTCCTGCCCGCATTTTGGACATACTGGAACTAACTCTGTTGGAATTCTGGTTCCATCTATGTTTGCATACATGTTCTCAACTTGCTCCTTATTAAAATAAACCTGGTCATGGCAACGGGAGCCACATTGAAAATAACGCATATCCCCTTGAATTGGGGAAACTTTTTCTTCAGGGAAAGTCTTGGAAAACTGTGC is a genomic window containing:
- a CDS encoding Sir2 family NAD-dependent protein deacetylase, which codes for MEEKYQEVLSKIKKADSILIGASNGLAISGGYNIFAEDSSFLEHFGDFSKRYGFRSILQGVFYPYPSEEEKWAFFSRMYAYFLNNKEASPVMKNLYELVKDKNYFVVTSNTDSHFTLAGFPKERLFEIEGNIRYLQCSNGCHNRIYQGDEILSKMARNQENGKVPSNLIPKCPECGGPMQVHVEVDRNFLRGEAWQASFQAYQDFIENANGKKLVLLELGVGARNQLIKAPFMNLTRLEENATYITFNKGRELYIPDVIADKSIGIDGDIAEVLQAIGTNEIS
- a CDS encoding NAD-dependent protein deacetylase; the encoded protein is MLLQQQYQDNINRLLQKIEEAEAIVVGGAAGMSEAIGHSFYHTDENFLKHFGIFADKYGITNLFEGFYYRFSTREERWAFLATEIKFIYDAEAGRPYLDLLQLLQGKDYFIVTTNQDAQFSKTFPEEKVSPIQGDMRYFQCGSRCHDQVYFNKEQVENMYANIDGTRIPTELVPVCPKCGQEMEPWVRSYVFLEGSSYRYELRKYNEYLINNKDKKILFLELGVGTMTPMFIKEPFWNMTYSFPDAYYITINPKDALVPQELSEKGLAIKEDIGRVLQDALNGKGKRDSDIG